Proteins encoded in a region of the Triticum dicoccoides isolate Atlit2015 ecotype Zavitan chromosome 3A, WEW_v2.0, whole genome shotgun sequence genome:
- the LOC119271197 gene encoding RING-H2 finger protein ATL2-like encodes MGAHLSEYTGKGPCHRVLRPCRVADPVPPKMAPQVPKPSAGPVVEVEAPSSYATAGKVLFVAAGAFAGVLLALIALHLYNSGRRRRAREGRRLHRSLAIYVGGADDEAPSPRGLDPAVLRALPVVAAAVGAGDCAVCLAEFERGEEARALPRCGHRFHVECIDAWFRGNSTCPLCRAAVEAPDDAEARPEVRVDVAADDDAAAKGGAPATGRMSSGTELDKTRRVSASTRSASF; translated from the coding sequence ATGGGCGCGCACCTCAGCGAATACACCGGCAAGGGCCCATGCCACCGCGTACTCCGCCCATGCCGCGTCGCGGACCCAGTTCCACCCAAGATGGCACCACAGGTGCCCAAGCCCAGCGCCGGTCCGGTGGTGGAGGTGGAGGCTCCGTCGAGCTACGCCACGGCCGGCAAGGTCCTGTTCGTCGCGGCCGGGGCGTTCGCGGGCGTTCTCCTGGCCCTCATCGCGCTGCACCTCTACAACAgcggccggcgccggcgcgcgcgaGAGGGTCGCCGCCTCCATCGCAGCCTGGCAATCTACGTCGGCGGTGCGGACGACGAGGCGCCTTCTCCACGGGGGCTCGACCCCGCGGTGCTCCGGGCGCTCCCCGTGGTAGCCGCAGCCGTCGGCGCCGGGGACTGCGCGGTCTGCCTCGCCGAGTTCGAGCGCGGCGAGGAGGCGCGCGCGCTGCCGCGGTGCGGCCACCGGTTCCACGTCGAGTGCATCGACGCCTGGTTCCGCGGGAACTCCACGTGCCCCTTGTGCCGCGCCGCCGTCGAGGCGCCGGACGACGCCGAGGCCCGTCCCGAGGTGCGCGTCGATGTGGCGGCCGACGACGACGCCGCGGCCAAGGGCGGAGCGCCGGCGACAGGGAGGATGTCCAGCGGCACGGAGCTTGACAAGACGAGGCGGGTCTCTGCTTCCACCCGATCCGCTTCCTTCTGA